The Candidatus Binataceae bacterium genome includes a region encoding these proteins:
- the cofE gene encoding coenzyme F420-0:L-glutamate ligase, with amino-acid sequence MRSITITAVEGIPMVKAGDDLAALIATGIDSTGIKPEAGDIVVCCQKVVSKAEGRTVYLKDIEPSEFAKNLAQRWEKDPRAVELVLRQTSRIVRNDRGVIIVETGPGWVCANAGVDESNSLEDETAILLPVDPDLSAAKLREALRKRYGVDLAVVITDTFGRPWRDGLTEICLGVAGMNAMLDLRGKTDLGGRELHHTVVAIADEISCAAGLLMEKAAAVPVVIVRGYNYEPAEGSAKVLIRPAEADLFR; translated from the coding sequence ATGAGATCGATCACAATCACCGCGGTCGAAGGAATCCCGATGGTCAAGGCCGGCGACGATCTCGCCGCGCTCATCGCCACGGGAATCGATTCGACCGGTATCAAACCCGAAGCCGGCGATATCGTCGTATGCTGTCAGAAGGTCGTTTCGAAGGCCGAAGGCCGCACTGTCTATCTCAAGGACATCGAGCCTTCCGAGTTCGCGAAGAACCTCGCCCAGCGCTGGGAGAAAGATCCGCGCGCCGTCGAGCTGGTGCTGCGGCAGACCAGCCGGATCGTGCGCAACGATCGCGGCGTGATAATCGTCGAGACCGGACCCGGATGGGTCTGCGCCAACGCCGGCGTCGATGAATCCAACAGCCTCGAAGATGAAACCGCGATCCTGCTGCCCGTCGATCCCGATCTCTCGGCCGCCAAGCTCCGCGAGGCGCTGCGCAAACGCTACGGCGTCGATCTCGCCGTCGTAATCACCGACACCTTCGGCCGCCCGTGGCGAGACGGCCTCACCGAAATCTGCCTCGGTGTCGCAGGCATGAATGCGATGCTCGATCTGCGCGGCAAGACCGACCTCGGCGGCCGCGAGCTTCATCACACCGTCGTCGCCATCGCCGACGAAATCTCCTGCGCCGCCGGCCTGCTGATGGAAAAGGCCGCCGCCGTTCCCGTCGTCATCGTGCGCGGCTACAATTACGAGCCCGCCGAAGGCAGCGCCAAGGTCCTGATTCGCCCGGCAGAGGCCGATTTATTCCGCTAA
- the cofD gene encoding 2-phospho-L-lactate transferase, translating to MGAAKFLRGLVKRIDPARLTVIVNTGDDEEFYGLHVSPDIDTVTYTLAGVVSRAQGWGLEGESFNALDALGRFYGKPWFGLGDRDLATHLYRTQRMRVGAKLSAITSEIARAFKIKSTILPMSDDRVRTFVKLRGRDAIPFQEYFVRGRARGHVEKIELRGIDKARPAPPVLDALRSSSAIILAPSNPFVSLGPIFGLRGLRDTLKKNRARVAAISPIIGGKTVKGPADKMLRGLGMEVSALGVARLYRDIVGVFVLDEADRALAPKIEALAMRPVVTNTIMSTPEHAARLADVVLTALSV from the coding sequence GTGGGTGCAGCTAAGTTCCTTCGCGGACTCGTTAAGCGCATCGACCCCGCGCGACTGACCGTTATCGTAAACACCGGCGACGACGAGGAGTTCTACGGACTCCACGTCTCGCCGGATATCGATACGGTCACGTACACGCTTGCGGGCGTGGTGAGTCGCGCCCAGGGATGGGGCCTCGAGGGCGAATCGTTCAACGCCCTCGACGCGCTCGGGCGCTTCTACGGCAAGCCGTGGTTCGGCCTTGGCGATCGCGATTTGGCGACGCATCTGTATCGCACACAGCGGATGCGCGTGGGCGCGAAGCTCAGCGCGATCACCAGCGAGATCGCGCGCGCGTTCAAGATCAAATCGACGATCCTGCCGATGAGCGACGATCGCGTGCGCACCTTCGTGAAGCTGCGCGGCCGCGATGCGATCCCGTTCCAGGAATATTTCGTGCGCGGCAGAGCCCGCGGTCACGTCGAGAAAATCGAGCTGCGCGGAATCGACAAGGCGCGCCCTGCCCCGCCAGTGCTCGATGCGCTGCGATCCTCGTCGGCGATCATTCTGGCGCCGTCGAATCCGTTCGTCTCGCTCGGTCCGATCTTCGGCCTGCGCGGCCTCCGCGATACGCTCAAGAAAAATCGCGCGCGCGTCGCCGCGATCAGCCCGATCATCGGCGGGAAGACGGTAAAGGGTCCCGCCGACAAGATGCTCCGCGGACTCGGAATGGAAGTGTCCGCCCTGGGCGTCGCACGGCTCTATCGCGATATCGTGGGCGTGTTCGTGCTCGATGAAGCCGATCGCGCGCTCGCGCCGAAAATCGAAGCGCTCGCGATGCGCCCCGTCGTCACCAACACCATCATGTCCACGCCCGAGCACGCCGCGCGCCTCGCCGACGTTGTTCTTACCGCTCTTTCGGTATAG
- a CDS encoding polyprenyl synthetase family protein has protein sequence MKRAKATELSESCASDAIIPARLVQDDLATTEKRLGKLLDSNESIISEICHYLVDAGGKRLRPTFMLLVYRACGGTDEGVDFAIDAGIALELIHSATLLHDDIVDGGMLRRGKPSAFARYGFGPSLIAGDYLFCRAFELCSRFKEHMIRTAAEACIELTEGEVMEGRMRHNAAPAYDDYIKVITRKTASLFRAGGKVASDLAGVPPKTIEAMTRLGLTMGLAFQMVDDLLDVLGPEEKIGKPVGSDLREGIPSLPVVLAAAKNPNLRQMIHSGTQMEGAAFDRALAILRDPAIIAEARRLASEQVAIARGLISSLKPSQYRDGLAALIDDQIDREV, from the coding sequence GTGAAACGAGCCAAAGCGACAGAACTTTCAGAGAGCTGCGCCAGCGACGCGATCATTCCCGCGCGCCTGGTGCAGGACGATCTCGCCACCACAGAAAAGCGCCTTGGAAAGTTGCTCGATTCCAACGAATCGATCATCTCGGAGATTTGCCATTACCTCGTCGATGCGGGCGGCAAGCGCCTGCGTCCGACTTTCATGCTGCTGGTCTATCGCGCATGCGGCGGCACCGACGAGGGCGTCGATTTCGCGATCGACGCGGGAATCGCGCTCGAGCTGATTCATTCGGCGACCCTCCTGCACGACGATATTGTTGACGGCGGGATGCTCCGGCGTGGCAAGCCGTCAGCATTCGCGCGCTACGGCTTCGGCCCCTCGCTGATCGCCGGCGACTACCTCTTCTGCCGCGCCTTCGAGCTGTGCTCGCGCTTCAAGGAGCACATGATTCGCACGGCAGCCGAGGCCTGCATCGAGCTGACCGAAGGCGAAGTTATGGAAGGCCGGATGCGTCACAACGCGGCGCCCGCCTACGACGATTACATCAAGGTCATCACGCGCAAGACCGCCTCGCTCTTCCGCGCCGGCGGCAAAGTCGCCTCCGACCTCGCGGGCGTTCCGCCAAAAACGATCGAAGCGATGACGCGGCTGGGCCTCACGATGGGCCTCGCCTTCCAGATGGTCGACGACCTCCTCGATGTGCTCGGCCCCGAAGAAAAAATCGGCAAGCCCGTAGGCTCCGACCTGCGCGAAGGAATCCCCTCGCTGCCAGTAGTATTGGCCGCCGCCAAAAACCCCAACCTGCGCCAGATGATCCACAGCGGCACCCAGATGGAGGGCGCCGCCTTCGACCGCGCCCTCGCAATCCTCCGCGACCCCGCAATAATCGCCGAAGCCCGCCGCCTGGCCAGCGAACAAGTCGCAATCGCAAGAGGCCTGATCTCAAGCCTGAAGCCCTCGCAATACCGCGACGGCCTGGCAGCTCTGATCGATGATCAAATAGATCGCGAAGTCTAA